From Thermomicrobiales bacterium:
CAATCGCACTCCTTCGGTGTACAAGGAGGAAACGCGGTTCGCACTGAGGCAAGACACCGATCGACGACGACCTTATTCAACGAGCCAGGACGGGAGACCAGCACGCCCTCGAGCAACTCGTGCGGCGGTATCAGGACGTGGCCTTCCGCGTTGCCTTGGTCATCACTGGCGATCGTGACGAAGCGCAGGACGCCACGCAAACCGCATTCATCAAAGCGGTCCAGGCACTCCGGCTCATTTCGAACCGACGCCCTGGTTTCGCCCGTGGCTGCTGCGCATCGTCGCCAACGAAGCGAAGAACCGTGTGCGATCGCGCGCCTGCCACGCGACCGGTCCTCTGACGAGCGCATCGTCTCCCTTGGACCATCGCCAGACGAGCCTGCGGAGCGCAATGAACGACATCGAGAACTCCTGGCGGCGGTACGCACGCTCAGTCTGCCCGATCAGCAGATCATCACGTACCGGTACTTTCTCGAATTGTCTGAATCCGAGATCGCCAGTCTGCTCGGATGTCCGCGTGGGACCGTGAAGTCTCGCCTCAGCCGCGCGACATTCGCCTCCGTGAGGCGCTCGTTTCAGGACAGGAGGGATCATCGATGTCTAGCCGGTGGTCCGACATCTCGAGGGACGACCTCGAACTGGAACTCAACGCCCTTGGCGCCCGGCTCGACTGGTCGCCCACACCCGACTTGGCTGAGTCGATTCTCGCCATCCAAGCCGCGCCCACCCCACTCCCTCGAGCGCGTCATCGACGGCATTGGCTTGCGACGGCGGCGCTCGTTCTGCTGATCGTGGGCGCGCTCCTGGCAGGATCGGCAACCGTTCGCACCTCGGTGGCTGACTTTCTGGGAATCGACGGTGTGTGCATCGAGTTCGGCGAACCACCGGCCGCGCCGGTAGAAACGCCGAATCTGGGCACACCGACCTCGATGCAGGATTTTGTGCGCTGGCTTCCATTCGCACCGATGCAGCCAGCCGCGCTCACCAACCCGACGCGCTCTATCTGCACGTGCTCGAAAACGGCGATGTGCTCGGGCCGATGGCCTGGCCACCGGACGACGCGCTTCCGCAGGCCGCCGAAACCGGTCCCGGTGCCTTGTTGATGCACTCGAACCACCCGGACGACATCTACATGATGATCAAGACCGTCGGGACCTCCACCGGGTCCATCACCGAGACGACGGTGAACGGAGAGCCCGCCTGGTGGATCGAAGGCGCATCGAATCTGACCATCTTCGGAGAGGAGTCCATCGAATCCCGTTCCACCGCCAACGTCCTCCTTTGGCAGCAAGGCGGTATCGGGTTCCGTCTCGAATCTGCGCTTTCCATCGACGAGGCGCTCGCCATCGCGGAATCACTCGAGCCAGTCTCGTGACACCCGCTTGCCATGCGCGGTCAGGCATCACCGGACAACGGACCAGATGTGCTTGCCTGAGCTATACGCCCAGGACATCCCGTTCTCGTGGAACCTGAACGCCTCCACCGGTGTATGAGCGGTGAACATCTGCCCACACCGAAGGAGGCTTGCCTTGAACAGAAGACGCTTCGTTGCCCTTGCACCACTCGCCGGACTCGCATTGATTCCGCTTCACCATTCGCGCGCCGGTGGTTGGGCCAGCGTGGAAATCGTCGACCGGCCGGGAGTCATCGAGGCTGGGAAGCCAGTCGAACTCTCCCTGGTGATCAAGCAACACGGTATCTCGCCGGTCGACATCGACCCACTAACGGTTTCTGCCACCAACAGTGAAAACGGCGAATCGATCGAAGAAACCGCGACGAAAGTCCCCGGCACCGGGAACTACACCGTCGTGCTGACCTTCCCGACGAACGGGATCTGGGAACTCATCGGTACACCCGGCGGTTTCGCACCATTCGAAATGGGACCAATCGAGGTCGGGCAAGCGTCCAGCGACGAATCGCTCAGCGCGCCTGGCGGAGCCGTGGTCATCGACATCACCGGCGGCATGGGATCCGGCAACTTCGAACCGGGAGCGGTCGAAATCTCGGCCGGCGCACTCGTCGTCTGGACCAACAACTCCGTCGAGGGACACACAATCGTCATCGACGGGGCGATCGAGCATTCTGGCTTGATTGGACCGGGCGCCGCCTACGCGCGGCTCTTTTCCGAGCCGGGAACATACCAATACGTCTGTGGGCCGCACCCCGCCATGACCGGAACGATCGAGGTAGTCTGATCGGCCCCCGCCCCGGAGCTCGTCATCAACCCTGGACCTTCGACCCTTGACGGCCGACTCCGGGATCCGGGCCCCGGACCCAATCCCTAAATCGCCTGCCCGGTCGTCGCGTCGAACAATCGCATCGCGCCGCGCTCCAGATTCACCCACACCGTTTCGTTCGGACCGGGCCGGATCTCCGGCTCGGTCACCACCCGGATGAACTTTTCGCCCTGATGCAGATTGACGATAGTTTCGGAACCCTGCGGTTCGGAGATATAAACCGACATCGGATGCCAGCCTTCGCGCTCTGTCAACGAAAGCCGAATGCTCTCCGGCCGCGCGCCAACGGTGACCGGTCCCTGCGGCAGATCGGCCGGAGCGTGGATCACCCAATCGCCATCGATCACGATTCCATCCGCGGTCCGTTCGCCGTCGAAGAGATTCATCGGCGGATCGCCAATGAACCCGGCCACAAAGGTGTTGGCCGGGTGCTGGTAGATATGATCGGGCTCGCCGACCTGCTGGATGATGCCGTGATTCATCACGGCAATCCGGTCGGACATCGACATCGCTTCGCTCTGGTCATGGGTGACGATGATGGTGGTCACACCAGTCTCCCGCTGCAACGCCTTGAGGTGCGCGCGGGTTTGCACGCGCAGGATGGCGTCGAGATTGGAGAGCGGCTCGTCCATCAGGAAGACCTTGGGGCGCCGCACGATCGCCCGGCCGAGCGCCACCCGCTGCTGCTCGCCGCCAGAGAGCTCCCCCGGCTTGCGGTCCATCTTGCCGCTCAGATTGAGCAGTTTGGCGGCATTGTCGACCCGCTTGGTGATCTCCTCTTTGGTCAGCTTCTGGATCTTGAGCGGATACTCCAGGTTCTCTCGCACGGTCATGTGTGGATAGAGAGCGTACTGCTGGAAGACGAGCGCGATGTCTCGGTCCTTGGCCGGAAGCGGCACCACATTCTGGTCGCCGATATTGATCTCACCCGCATCGGGAAACTCGAGCCCCGCCACCATACGCAACGTCGTTGTCTTGCCGCACCCGGATGGTCCAAGGAGGGACACCAGCTCCCCATCGCTGATGGCCAGGCTGAGATTGCGGACGATTGGTCCCGCGGCCTCGGTGTACGTTTTCCAGAGATGCTCAAGCCGCACGTATCCGCCATCACCGCTGCGAGACATCAACACCTTCCTTCATCGAGGCAAACATCAGAATGGTTGGATTGCTGAATAGCAATTGTTCGTGCAGTCCGGGAACTGGGTCATGCAATCCCGGTCGGTCTTCTCGAATCCACCGTCACATGGCTGGCATCGATCATCGATCAAACAGAAGTCTCGAGCGCCGGCCAACTCCCCCCAATAGTGCATGTCAGCATCCAGGCACATCAGAGTCACATCACCCGGACAGTCGTCGATGAAGAGCGACGCATGCGCAAATTCGGAAGCCAGCTTCTGGTCCTGTTGGCGGTCAGCCGCCGGCGCCAAGCCTTCGCCCGAATACTCACCCAGGATGTTGGCTTCGTAGATAAGCAGATTCCCATCGCGTTCATACGTCGGGTTGAGTAACTCCAGTATGAGAATGTCCTCTTCCCCGGCTGGTGTGCTCACCACCAGGGCCGCATTGGGCGAGTTGGCCGGTGTGAAGCCCATACTCTCGAGAAATGTCTCCGTCTCGACCTGGCCAAAGCTTCGCTGAGGCCGGTCGGAAAAGTGGATCGTCTGTCCGGAATGGCCGCTCAGTGTGAGGAGATGCGTCCCGTGCTTGCCGGCTTCAGGAGATGACGAGGCGTTGGGAAGGAATGTGCCCCCGGCCGCCGTCTGCACGAACAGCGTGGCGCTGTCGGCGGCGCCTTCGCCGGCCTCCGGCGTACCTTGAGCCTGCGCAGCACCCGTGCCAAGCGCGAGTCCAGCAACAGTGGCGACTCCGCCCTTGACGGCTGAGCGGCGAGATCGCCGCGTGCCAAACGAACGCACGATCGCATCGAATGAGCGATAGTCCACGAGCCGACCTCCCAAGAATCAACGCACCAAGAATGCTACTAGAGAATCGCGGAACCAATGCATCGAGGGGAAGCGCGCCATCAAAGCCCTCGAGTGGACGTAATCAGGCTGCGCACCATCCAGCGGCGCAGGATCAGGAAAAGAATCAGCACCGGCGTGAGATAGAGCACGCCAAGCGCCGCGGTGACTTCGGCATTGCGGCCTCCATCAGCGGCGAAGAAGAACTGCAGCGGCAATGTCGCTTTGTCCTGCTGGGTGATCATGATGATGACCAGCAGCACCTCGGACCATGCCGCGGTGAACGCGAACCCGGCCGTAATCGCCAAACCTGTCTTGCTCAACGGCACCAGAATGTCCCACCAGGCGCGCCAGGTCGACCGGCCGTCCATGGCGGCAGCTTCATCCAGGTAACGCGGCAAGCCATCGTAGAACCCCTTCATCAACCAGATCAGGAACGGTAGGATCATGGCGGTCTGCGCCAGGATCAGCCCGCGGAAGGTGTCGATGAAGTCGAGCCGGTCGGCCAGATCGTAGATCGCCACCATGGTGGCCGCGATCGGGATGGCATAGAGCAACAGCACCGCGTAAACGGCATAGGTCTTGTGTCGGAATCGCAACCGCGAGAGCGCGAACCCCGCCAGTGACGCCAATACCGTGGCCAGCACCATCGCGGAAACCGACACGAACAGGCTGTTGCGCAACGCGCGTCCGACATCGCGTTCGTCGAAGAGATAGCGGAAATTGTCGAGCGTCGGCTCGTTCGGCCAGGGAACGTACTTGCCCGCATCGCCATCGAACGCGGCTGCCACGATCCACAAGAAGGGCACCGCAAACAGCAGTGAAACAAGAATCAACGCGATATTCGTCAACCAGCGGGCCCGGCTGGAATAGCGCTCTTTCACCATTGGCGGAGGCGTGAGTTGCTGTTCCATTACTGCTCGCTCGCTCGCGCCAGGCGCAAATAGAAGAGCGCGAAGAACAGGCTCAACACCAGCATGACCACCGAGAGCGCCGCACCGTACCCGATGTCGAAGAGCGTGAACGCCTGATGGTAGGCGTGCAGCGCAATGGTTTCCGTGGCATACGCCGGGTCGCCATTGGTCAAGATCAGGATCATCAGGAAGCTGCCGATGGTGGTGATCGTCGTCACCAGCAAGACCAGCGAGATGACGTGCCGCAACGCCGGGAGCGTCATGTCCTTGAACCGCATCCACGGCGTCGCGCCGTCGATGCTGGCCGCTTCGTAGACCTGGTCTGGAATCGATTGCAGACCGCCCAGGAAGATGATGAGCGCGAACGCAAGCCCGCGCCACGACTCGACCAGGATGACAGCCAGCATCGAGTAGTCGCCCAACATGTCGATACGCGGCAGATGAAGCGTCGTCAGCACCGTGTTCAGCATGCCGTTGCGATAGTCGAAAATGCCGCCCCAGATGAAACCCGCCAGGGTTGGCGGGCAGATCCAGCCGAGCAAGACCGCGGTGAACGCCACCGGCGCCAGCTTGTGCTTGTGAATCTGCGCATGATGGATCAGCAGCGCGATCAGCAGACCGCCGATCGTCTGGCCGATCATGGCAGCGCCGATGGTGAAGATGACCGTGTTCTTGACGAACTTCCAGAAGTCGGGGTTGTCCCAAAGCCGCCGGTAGTTGTCCAACCCGACGAACTGCGCTCCTGCTGAGAACTTGGTCAGTGAGAGACTGGTCG
This genomic window contains:
- a CDS encoding plastocyanin/azurin family copper-binding protein, with protein sequence MNRRRFVALAPLAGLALIPLHHSRAGGWASVEIVDRPGVIEAGKPVELSLVIKQHGISPVDIDPLTVSATNSENGESIEETATKVPGTGNYTVVLTFPTNGIWELIGTPGGFAPFEMGPIEVGQASSDESLSAPGGAVVIDITGGMGSGNFEPGAVEISAGALVVWTNNSVEGHTIVIDGAIEHSGLIGPGAAYARLFSEPGTYQYVCGPHPAMTGTIEVV
- a CDS encoding ABC transporter ATP-binding protein — its product is MSRSGDGGYVRLEHLWKTYTEAAGPIVRNLSLAISDGELVSLLGPSGCGKTTTLRMVAGLEFPDAGEINIGDQNVVPLPAKDRDIALVFQQYALYPHMTVRENLEYPLKIQKLTKEEITKRVDNAAKLLNLSGKMDRKPGELSGGEQQRVALGRAIVRRPKVFLMDEPLSNLDAILRVQTRAHLKALQRETGVTTIIVTHDQSEAMSMSDRIAVMNHGIIQQVGEPDHIYQHPANTFVAGFIGDPPMNLFDGERTADGIVIDGDWVIHAPADLPQGPVTVGARPESIRLSLTEREGWHPMSVYISEPQGSETIVNLHQGEKFIRVVTEPEIRPGPNETVWVNLERGAMRLFDATTGQAI
- a CDS encoding carbohydrate ABC transporter permease, which produces MEQQLTPPPMVKERYSSRARWLTNIALILVSLLFAVPFLWIVAAAFDGDAGKYVPWPNEPTLDNFRYLFDERDVGRALRNSLFVSVSAMVLATVLASLAGFALSRLRFRHKTYAVYAVLLLYAIPIAATMVAIYDLADRLDFIDTFRGLILAQTAMILPFLIWLMKGFYDGLPRYLDEAAAMDGRSTWRAWWDILVPLSKTGLAITAGFAFTAAWSEVLLVIIMITQQDKATLPLQFFFAADGGRNAEVTAALGVLYLTPVLILFLILRRWMVRSLITSTRGL
- a CDS encoding sugar ABC transporter permease; translation: MSATAINWPADAETPPPIKKRKGEQRPYVVAITPAAILLSAFFIFPALWVIYTSTTSLSLTKFSAGAQFVGLDNYRRLWDNPDFWKFVKNTVIFTIGAAMIGQTIGGLLIALLIHHAQIHKHKLAPVAFTAVLLGWICPPTLAGFIWGGIFDYRNGMLNTVLTTLHLPRIDMLGDYSMLAVILVESWRGLAFALIIFLGGLQSIPDQVYEAASIDGATPWMRFKDMTLPALRHVISLVLLVTTITTIGSFLMILILTNGDPAYATETIALHAYHQAFTLFDIGYGAALSVVMLVLSLFFALFYLRLARASEQ